One segment of Cololabis saira isolate AMF1-May2022 chromosome 9, fColSai1.1, whole genome shotgun sequence DNA contains the following:
- the LOC133450981 gene encoding interferon-induced protein with tetratricopeptide repeats 2-like has translation MSADQSPSTLESRLKGLECHFTWDLDSSSSRLIRSRDELEDIGTDEGNLWLGHVYNLQGFICYKLGDEEKAQRFLSQATEAFRRLKNTDEGPWLVVNFGNLAWLHHLLGEDKQSQDYLSKVDALLREHPSPSQDELHPEICAEKAWTLMKFDKDKKQLAADYFQKAIEMQPDMVHWRTSRVIGRVSAQKHSDTDLDQDIWEEMGEAREQDPDDSYLAAVELLIKAKKGEQVNDEAHELEEKIILKPVSSYSGIKVLLRVYRQLDDIDQAINLAEKVLKDYPDNRYLKRCAALCYKWRIVFFRDGRPNPSRSMMERAISLHEQMIPLYPDSALMKKLDLANLHAKASGGLQKADRIYQELLRRDLEPADKQLVYNSYAKYLNFERRDWDRSITYHMKTAEIRLESHAKQNSIRALKKISERGRNKRCREIQMFLETLPEDQPE, from the coding sequence TGCTGATCAGAGCCCGTCCACGTTGGAGTCCAGACTGAAGGGCCTGGAGTGCCACTTCACCTGGGACCTGGATTCCAGCTCTTCCAGACTGATCCGTAGCAGGGACGAGCTGGAAGACATCGGCACCGACGAGGGAAACCTCTGGCTGGGTCATGTTTACAACCTGCAGGGTTTCATCTGCTATAAGCTTGGTGATGAAGAAAAGGCCCAGCGTTTCCTCAGCCAGGCCACCGAAGCCTTCCGACGGCTGAAGAACACGGATGAAGGTCCCTGGTTGGTGGTGAATTTCGGGAATCTGGCCTGGCTGCACCACCTTCTGGGAGAAGACAAACAGAGTCAGGATTACCTGTCAAAGGTTGACGCCCTGCTGAGGGAACACCCGTCTCCATCCCAGGATGAGCTCCACCCGGAGATCTGCGCAGAGAAGGCCTGGACCCTGATGAAGTTTGACAAAGACAAGAAGCAGCTGGCTGCAGATTACTTCCAGAAGGCAATCGAGATGCAGCCGGACATGGTGCACTGGCGGACCAGCCGCGTGATTGGGAGGGTGAGCGCTCAGAAGCACAGTGACACAGACCTGGATCAGGACATCTGGGAGGAGATGGGAGAGGCCAGAGAGCAGGATCCAGATGACTCGTACCTCGCTGCCGTGGAGCTGCTCATAAAAGCAAAGAAAGGAGAGCAAGTCAACGATGAAGCTCATGAGCTGGAGGAAAAGATTATACTGAAACCTGTCAGCAGTTACAGCGGGATCAAGGTCCTGCTCAGGGTGTACAGACAGCTGGACGACATCGACCAAGCCATCAATTTGGCAGAGAAGGTCCTAAAGGACTATCCTGATAATCGATACCTGAAGAGGTGCGCCGCACTCTGCTACAAATGGAGAATCGTTTTCTTCAGGGACGGTCGTCCAAACCCATCTAGAAGCATGATGGAACGAGCCATCAGCCTGCATGAACAGATGATTCCTCTTTACCCCGATTCTGCCCTCATGAAGAAGCTCGACCTCGCAAACTTACATGCAAAAGCAAGCGGGGGCCTACAGAAGGCAGATCGTATTTACCAGGAGCTGCTGAGGCGGGACCTGGAACCTGCAGACAAGCAGCTGGTCTACAACAGCTACGCTAAATACTTAAACTTCGAGCGGCGAGACTGGGACAGGTCAATCACCTACCACATGAAGACAGCAGAGATCCGTCTGGAGTCCCACGCCAAGCAGAACAGCATCCGAGCGCTGAAGAAGATCAGCGAGCGAGGCAGGAACAAGAGGTGTAGAGAAATCCAGATGTTCCTGGAAACACTGCCGGAGGACCAGCCGGAGTGA